In the Mytilus galloprovincialis chromosome 10, xbMytGall1.hap1.1, whole genome shotgun sequence genome, one interval contains:
- the LOC143049596 gene encoding uncharacterized protein LOC143049596 yields MWRVFTLPCTFMIVNIITVTVLPGSTATTTTETTVNNLTTITLPTTTFPDNIATASTQSTTASHTTPVAKTVQSTQETTTLAITISPVESTTESTLETTILDIISSPAKTGTASTQATTPLVLTNVPDETSSIHQESIQSAISVSSVKTTTASTQQATTWSITSFPVSLVETTTASILETSILDIISSSIETATASTLATTPLALTNVPDETSSIHQESTQSAISTSSIETTAASTQQAATLVITTFHVSPVETTTASTLETTILDIISSPVETATASTQATTPIALSMMASSFDITILDIISFPVEITTASTQQAATLAITTFPVETTMASSLETTILDIISSPVETATASTQATTPIALSMMASSFDITILDIISSPVEITTASTQQAATLAITTFPVETTMASSLETTILDIISSPVETATASTQATTPIALSMMASSFDITILDIISSPVETATASTQATTPIALSMMASSFDITILDIISSPVETATASTQATTPLALSMMASSFDITILDIISSPVETATASTQATTPLALSMMASSFDITILDIISSPVETATASTQATTPIALSMMASSFDITILDIISSQVETATASTQATTPIALSMMASSFDITILDIISSPVETATASTQATTPLALSMMASSFDITILDIISSPVETATASTQATTPIALSMMASSFDITILDIISSPVETATASTQATTPLALSMMASSFDITILDIISSPVETATASTQATTPIALSMMASSFETTILEIIYSSLEITTVSTQRATTLAITTFPVSPVGTTTASTLETSILDSISSLFETATASTLAKNIFAQETTTSALTISPDVSTIVSIQDTTTSALTTSPDVTTTVSTQETTISAITASPDVSTTVSIQDTTPAALTTSPDVTTTVSTQETTTSAFTSSPDLTTTVSTKKATTLPLTTSPDVTTPVSTQETTTSALTTSPDVTTTVSTKEATTSALTTSPDVTTTTVSTQETTTSALTTSPDATTTETTKETTTSALTTSPDATTVSTQETTTSAFTTSPDVMTPVSTQETTTSALTTSPDVTTTVSTQETTTSTLTTSPDVTTTVSTQETTTSALITSPDVTTPVSTQETTTSALTTSPDVTTTVSTQETTISPLTTSPDVTTTETTTSALTTSPDATTTVSTQETTTSTLTTSPDVTTPVSTQETTTSALTTSPDVTTTVSTKDATTSTLTTSPDATTTVSTKEATTSTLTTSPDVTTTVSTKETTTSALTTSPDVTTPVSTQETTTSPLTTSKDVTTTHNIETKTSVQLTTSSPLKITTSTKVVTAYCPEEILNNITWSHIAAGQKETQKCPPGYTGNAFRKCNDNGDWVDPVYIECVNMVLHETSETVNTLRNITDPVKVAEGITGVLDIIDTTIGKENPPTSGDLKHTTTILTDIIDIGTAANASVDSEKFGDVLNSVLDTDNSGSWNEVNSEDQSDEGVSKIMGIVDSLGSLVQKNLLPNETIIINKTNLVIEVSTLKKNLTFPPDSNSISKLILANQPSLQDTLYTAALYRTLSGILPTTPNRSVGSDVISVSFGQAIHILTENITIRFEQNKKVPFTDPKISCGYWNFSARSWANSGCYLKQTESNVSTCTCNHLTNFAILMSPSDFEVTDLHQIALEIITFIGCGLSILGCTLTLITYYIFWRYVKNEWTVILSNMCVVLIIGYSVFLSSTTVTDNDIACIIVTAVLHYVFLVVFFLMLCEGISVARSVTVVFKRKSEVRFYLPFAWGVPLVIVGITLGVTRLKGYHSEKYCWLSTNNFVFMAFVGPALLIILINIGIIHVVLKAIYSTNAMMNERLKKKVRAGVKCMAVLIPVLGLSWLFGILAYNEDTIIFQYLFGISTSLQGFIIFIREAVSNKKLHEGIRRAVHRYRSNSMLKASSKTQSSGLQYRFDFKGNQMSSDEYPYNKPMRANLKTRTFI; encoded by the exons ATGTGGAGAGTGTTTACATTGCCTTGTACATTTATGATTGTGAATATAATTACAGTTACAG TTCTTCCTGGGTCTACTGCAACGACCACAACTGAAACTACTGTCAATAATTTGACGACAATCACATTACCTACAACTACTTTTCCCGATAATATAGCAACGGCATCAACTCAGTCGACAACTGCATCTCATACAACTCCGGTTGCAAAAACAGTACAATCAACTCAGGAGACAACAACATTAGCTATAACAATTTCTCCCGTTGAATCAACAACGGAATCAACTTTGGAGACAACAATATTAGATATAATATCTTCTCCGGCTAAAACAGGAACAGCATCAACTCAAGCGACAACAccattagttttaactaatgttCCCGATGAAACATCATCAATACATCAGGAGTCCATCCAATCAGCTATAAGTGTTTCTTCGGTGAAAACCACAACAGCGTCAACTCAGCAGGCAACAACATGGTCTATTACTAGCTTTCCCGTTTCTCTCGTTGAAACAACAACGGCATCAATTCTGGAGACATCAATATTAGATATAATATCTTCTTCAATTGAAACAGCAACAGCATCAACTTTGGCGACAACACCATTAGCTTTAACAAATGTTCCCGATGAAACATCATCAATACATCAGGAGTCCACCCAATCAGCTATAAGTACTTCTTCGATAGAGACAACAGCAGCGTCAACTCAGCAGGCAGCAACATTAGTTATAACTACTTTTCATGTTTCTCCCGTTGAAACAACAACGGCATCAACTTTGGAGACAACAATATTAGATATAATATCTTCTCCGGTTGAAACAGCAACAGCATCAACTCAGGCGACAACACCAATAGCTTTAAGTATGATGGCATCATCTTTTGACATAACAATATTAGATATAATATCTTTTCCGGTGGAAATAACAACAGCGTCAACTCAGCAGGCAGCAACATTAGCTATAACTACTTTTCCCGTTGAAACAACAATGGCATCATCTTTGGAGACAACAATATTAGATATAATATCTTCTCCGGTTGAAACAGCAACAGCATCAACTCAGGCGACAACACCAATAGCTTTAAGTATGATGGCATCATCTTTTGACATAACAATATTAGATATAATATCTTCTCCGGTGGAAATAACAACAGCGTCAACTCAGCAGGCAGCAACATTAGCTATAACTACTTTTCCCGTTGAAACAACAATGGCATCATCTTTGGAGACAACAATATTAGATATAATATCTTCTCCGGTTGAAACAGCAACAGCATCAACTCAGGCGACAACACCAATAGCTTTAAGTATGATGGCATCATCTTTTGACATAACAATATTAGATATAATATCTTCTCCGGTTGAAACAGCAACAGCATCAACTCAGGCGACAACACCAATAGCTTTAAGTATGATGGCATCATCTTTTGACATAACAATATTAGATATAATTTCTTCTCCGGTTGAAACAGCAACAGCATCAACTCAGGCGACAACACCATTAGCTTTAAGTATGATGGCATCATCTTTTGACATAACAATATTAGATATAATATCTTCTCCGGTTGAAACAGCAACAGCATCAACTCAGGCGACAACACCATTAGCTTTAAGTATGATGGCATCATCTTTTGACATAACAATATTAGATATAATATCTTCTCCGGTTGAAACAGCAACAGCATCAACTCAGGCGACAACACCAATAGCTTTAAGTATGATGGCATCATCTTTTGACATAACAATATTAGATATAATATCTTCTCAGGTTGAAACAGCAACAGCATCAACTCAGGCGACAACACCAATAGCTTTAAGTATGATGGCATCATCTTTTGACATAACAATATTAGATATAATATCTTCTCCGGTTGAAACAGCAACAGCATCAACTCAGGCGACAACACCATTAGCTTTAAGTATGATGGCATCATCTTTTGACATAACAATATTAGATATAATATCTTCTCCGGTTGAAACAGCAACAGCATCAACTCAGGCGACAACACCAATAGCTTTAAGTATGATGGCATCATCTTTTGACATAACAATATTAGATATAATATCTTCTCCGGTTGAAACAGCAACAGCATCAACTCAGGCGACAACACCATTAGCTTTAAGTATGATGGCATCATCTTTTGACATAACAATATTAGATATAATATCTTCTCCGGTTGAAACAGCAACAGCATCAACTCAGGCGACAACACCAATAGCTTTAAGTATGATGGCATCATCTTTTGAGACAACAATATTAGAAATAATATACTCTTCGTTGGAAATAACAACAGTGTCAACTCAGCGGGCAACAACATTAGCTATAACTACTTTTCCCGTTTCTCCAGTTGGAACAACAACGGCATCAACTTTGGAGACATCAATTTTAGATAGTATATCTTCGCTGTTTGAAACAGCAACAGCATCAACTTTGGCGAAAAACATATTTGCTCAGGAGACAACGACATCAGCATTAACTATTTCTCCCGATGTTTCGACAATAGTATCAATTCAGGACACAACGACATCAGCTTTAACTACTTCTCCCGATGTTACGACAACGGTATCGACTCAGGAGACAACGATTTCAGCTATAACTGCTTCTCCCGATGTTTCGACAACAGTATCAATTCAGGACACAACGCCAGCAGCTTTAACTACTTCTCCCGATGTTACGACAACGGTATCAACTCAGGAGACAACGACATCGGCTTTCACTTCTTCTCCCGATCTTACGACAACGGTATCAACTAAAAAGGCAACGACACTACCTTTAACTACTTCTCCCGATGTAACGACACCGGTATCAACTCAAGAGACAACGACATCAGCTTTAACTACTTCTCCCGATGTTACGACAACGGTATCAACTAAGGAGGCAACGACATCAGCTTTAACTACTTCTCCCGATGTTACGACAACAACGGTGTCAACTCAGGAGACAACGACATCAGCTTTAACTACTTCTCCCGATGCGACAACAACGGAAACAACTAAGGAGACAACGACATCAGCTTTAACTACTTCTCCCGATGCGACAACGGTATCAACTCAGGAGACAACGACATCAGCTTTCACTACTTCTCCCGATGTTATGACACCGGTATCAACTCAAGAGACAACGACATCAGCTTTAACTACTTCTCCCGATGTTACAACAACGGTATCAACTCAGGAGACAACGACATCAACTTTAACTACTTCTCCCGATGTTACGACAACGGTATCAACTCAGGAGACAACGACATCAGCTTTAATTACTTCTCCCGATGTTACGACACCGGTATCAACTCAAGAGACAACGACATCAGCTTTAACTACTTCTCCCGATGTTACAACAACGGTATCAACTCAGGAGACAACAATATCACCTTTAACTACTTCTCCCGATGTTACGACAACG GAGACAACGACATCAGCTTTAACTACTTCTCCCGATGCGACAACAACGGTATCAACTCAGGAGACAACGACATCAACTTTAACTACTTCTCCCGATGTTACGACACCGGTATCAACTCAAGAGACAACGACATCAGCTTTAACTACTTCTCCCGATGTAACGACAACGGTATCAACTAAGGATGCAACGACATCAACTTTAACTACTTCTCCCGATGCAACGACAACGGTATCAACTAAGGAGGCAACGACATCAACTTTAACTACTTCTCCCGATGTAACGACAACGGTATCAACTAAGGAGACAACGACATCAGCTTTAACTACTTCTCCCGATGTGACGACACCGGTATCAACTCAGGAGACAACGACATCACCTTTAACTACTTCAAAGGATGTTACGACAACACACAATATAGAAACTAAAACGTCCGTACAACTTACAACGTCATCCCCTCTGAAGATTACAACATCTACAAAAGTTGTAACAG CCTATTGTCCAGAAGAAATATTAAACAATATAACATGGTCACATATAGCAGCAGgacaaaaagaaacacaaaaatgtcCGCCTGGGTATACAG GTAATGCCTTTCGAAAATGCAACGACAACGGTGATTGGGTAGATCCGGTGTATATAGAATGTGTTAATATGGTACTTCATGAAACATCAGAAACG GTGAATACTCTTAGAAACATCACTGATCCTGTGAAGGTAGCAGAAGGTATAACTGGCGTACTGGATATTATAGATACTACTATAGGGAAAGAAAATCCTCCCACATCTGGAGATTTGAAACATACCACTACTATTCTGACTGATATTATTGACATAGGGACAGCGGCAAATGCGTCTGTGGATTCCGAG AAATTCGGAGATGTTCTAAATTCTGTTTTGGATACAGATAATAGCGGTAGCTGGAATGAAGTTAATTCGGAG GACCAATCCGACGAAGGTGTATCAAAAATTATGGGAATAGTAGATAGTCTTGGTAGTCTTGTTCAAAAGAATTTACTACCTAATGAAACCATAATCATTAACAAAACAAACTTAG ttatagAGGTTTCAACATTAAAGAAGAACCTTACATTCCCGCCAGATTCAAATTCGATTTCAAAATTAATTCTTGCAAATCAACCATCTCTACAAG atacACTTTACACAGCTGCCCTCTACAGAACATTGTCCGGTATACTTCCAACAACACCAAATAG ATCAGTTGGTTCTGACGTGATTTCCGTATCTTTTGGCCAAGCTATTCACATCTTAACAGAAAATATTACAATCAGATTTGAGCAAAATAAAAAG GTGCCATTCACAGATCCCAAGATATCATGTGGATATTGGAACTTCAG TGCTAGAAGTTGGGCTAATAGTGGATGTTATCTCAAACAGACTGAATCTAATGTGTCTACATGCACATGCAATCATTTAACAAATTTTGCTATATTGATGAGTCCTAGCGATTTTGAAGTT ACAGACCTACACCAGATAGCCTTAGAAATTATCACGTTTATTGGTTGTGGACTATCAATATTAGGGTGTACTCTTACCCTTATTACTTACTACATATTCTGGAG GTATGTTAAAAATGAATGGACTGTTATTTTATCGAATATGTGTGTTGTATTGATCATTGGATATTCTGTGTTCTTAAGTTCTACAACCGTCACAGACAATGAT ATTGCTTGTATTATAGTAACAGCTGTTCTACATTACGTGTTTTTGGTTGTATTCTTTCTCATGTTATGTGAAGGAATATCAGTAGCTAGATCTGTGACCGTTGTTTTCAAGAGAAAATCTGAAGTACGCTTTTATTTACCATTTGCTTGGG GCGTTCCGTTGGTGATTGTAGGAATAACTCTCGGAGTAACGCGCCTTAAAGGATATCATTCCGAAAAATA TTGCTGGCTTAGcacaaataattttgtatttatggCCTTTGTTGGACCTGCTTTACTTATTATACTG ATTAATATAGGAATAATACATGTTGTATTAAAAGCTATCTATTCTACAAATGCTATGATGAACGAAAGATTAAAGAAAAAAGTCAG